One Mercenaria mercenaria strain notata chromosome 12, MADL_Memer_1, whole genome shotgun sequence DNA segment encodes these proteins:
- the LOC128547143 gene encoding sulfotransferase 1C2A-like: MFYEDLKMNGREELDKLLMFLDIQLDEQLKNDIIDKCGFREMADEKGSHKIFDTYCKPGFKFFRKGQVGDWKNWFTVAQNEMFDKIWENETKGQDTFKFKYTHTNA; this comes from the exons ATGTTCTATGAAGATTTGAAAATG AATGGGAGAGAAGAGTTGGACAAGTTACTCATGTTCCTCGACATACAGTTAGATGAACAACTGAAAAATGACATTATTGATAAGTGCGGTTTTAGGGAAATGGCAGATGAAAAGGGAAGTCACAAAATATTCGATACTTACTGCAAACCAGGTTTCAAATTCTTCCGTAAAG GTCAAGTTGGCGACTGGAAGAACTGGTTTACTGTTGCACAGaatgaaatgtttgataaaatttggGAGAATGAAACAAAAGGCCAAGACACGTTCAAATTTAAATATACTCATACTAACGCTTAA